From Triticum aestivum cultivar Chinese Spring chromosome 4A, IWGSC CS RefSeq v2.1, whole genome shotgun sequence, a single genomic window includes:
- the LOC123085002 gene encoding uncharacterized protein: MRCALALALLDLLPYPWSAPTRSSTSGPADKEARQQRRQEVGGEGVAGEKRYQITSTNKHLIIGRGMVDGDASRWATFGERNGGLVREAQELVVLCEAEVDILVFDSAGRQLDYCSPHTSYMELDTAKRISVEGLERFREVKYYLILIIVDTSGHHNQKAALFEEMRQVAEARSLALLLLSSFIEIFADLMVFPQKRDLMIFVMDGSIVHAAFD; this comes from the exons atgaGATGTGCGCTGGCGCTGGCGCTGCTCGACCTCCTCCCCTACCCCTGGTCGGCTCCTACCCGCTCCAGCACATCTGGACCGGCGGACAAGGAGGCGCGACAGCAGCGCCGCCAGGAGGTCGGCGGCGAGGGTGTAGCCGGCGAAAAGAGGTACCAGATCACGAGCACCAACAAGCACCTCATCATAGGGCGTGGGATGGTCGACGGCGACGCCTCGCGGTGGGCCACCTTCGGCGAGCGCAATGGCGGACTAGTGAGGGAGGCGCAAGAGCTCGTCGTGCTCTGCGAGGCGGAAGTCGACATCCTCGTCTTTGACAGCGCCGGCAGGCAGTTGGACTACTGCAGCCCCCACACAAG CTACATGGAATTAGATACTGCAAAGAGGATTTCCGTTGAGGGCCTGGAAAGGTTCAGGGAAGTGAAATATTATCTCATTCTCATTATTGTCGACACGAGTGGGCACCATAACCAGAAGGCTGCACTTTTTGAGGAAATGCGTCAAGTTGCAGAAGCTCGTAGTCTTGCATTGTTATTGTTATCCTCTTTTATTGAGATTTTCGCCGACCTTATGGTTTTTCCACAGAAACGAGACCTGATGATATTTGTGATGGATGGCAGCATTGTTCATGCTGCTTTTGATTAG